A DNA window from Malus domestica chromosome 12, GDT2T_hap1 contains the following coding sequences:
- the LOC103452937 gene encoding trihelix transcription factor GT-3b: MEHHPHHFQHHHQQQHHPQQLQLQQQQQQQQQLQQQHPSTATVHVDASDRFPQWSVQETKDLLLIRAELDQTFMETKRNKLLWEVISTKMKEKGHHRSAEQCKCKWKNLVTRYKGCETMEPEPMRQQFPFYNELQAIFAARIQRMLWAEESGAASGSKKKTLSSDDEEDNEDSEAENKGSTARNKKKKVKMSNIGSSGTSGSASGNNVREILEGFMKQQMQMEMQWREEFQARENERRLKEMEWRQRMEALENERIMMETRWREREEQRRLREEARAEKRDALITALLNKLRREDM; encoded by the exons ATGGAACATCATCCTCATCATTTCCAACATCACCACCAGCAGCAACATCATCCCCAGCAGCTTCAGCTTCAacaacaacagcagcagcagcagcagcttcaACAGCAGCATCCTAGTACTGCAACTGTACACGTGGACGCGAGTGATAGGTTTCCTCAATGGAGCGTTCAGGAGACGAAGGACTTGCTTCTGATCAGAGCCGAGCTCGATCAGACTTTTATGGAGACGAAGAGAAACAAGCTTCTGTGGGAAGTGATTTCTAcgaagatgaaggaaaagggtCACCATCGCAGCGCAGAACAGTGCAAGTGCAAGTGGAAAAACCTCGTTACTCGTTACAAG ggTTGTGAGACAATGGAGCCGGAACCTATGAGGCAGCAATTCCCGTTTTACAATGAGCTACAAGCGATTTTCGCTGCACGGATCCAGAGAATGCTGTGGGCAGAAGAAAGCGGAGCTGCAAGCGGGTCGAAGAAGAAAACGCTTTCTTCAGACGATGAGGAAGATAACGAGGATAGCGAGGCAGAGAATAAGGGAAGCACGGCgaggaacaaaaagaaaaaggtgaAGATGAGCAATATCGGAAGCAGCGGTACTAGTGGGAGTGCAAGTGGAAATAATGTGAGGGAGATATTGGAGGGGTTCATGAAGCAACAAATGCAAATGGAAATGCAATGGAGGGAAGAGTTTCAAGCAAGGGAGAACGAGAGGCGGTTAAAGGAGATGGAGTGGAGGCAGAGGATGGAAGCGTTGGAGAACGAGAGGATAATGATGGAGACGAGatggagggagagggaggagcaAAGGAGATTGAGGGAGGAGGCTAGGGCCGAGAAGAGGGATGCTCTTATAACTGCTTTGCTAAACAAGCTTAGAAGAGAGGATATGTAG